In a single window of the Mesorhizobium shangrilense genome:
- a CDS encoding flavin monoamine oxidase family protein: MRDVDVVVVGAGSAGLAAAKTLRSAGLSFRVLEAMDRIGGRAWTSSDHFGLPFDIGCAWLHAADRNPYFPEAQTSGWTIHHHDMNIDHLYYGKRKASEAEETAMKFADSELAQLMEGWDGKDDRVSTLLARGHAARAAATFAGPMDFGADYDEMSVEDFRNAADLDPNYFTREGFGALVAQYGADVPVELSTPVRKILWDVPGVACVTDRGTIRARAVIVTASPAVLAFEEIAFSPALPDDHIESFFNLPMGMLTKLPIEIRGTRLGLNPFDDLLIERPAQHDIYFLCFPFDTDLMVGFVGGDFAWELSAAGEAAGIDFVADRLCGIFGSDLRKHIGRAMMTNWGAERFVRGAYAAARPGKASARQILAMPVADRIFFAGEHLAGPLVQTCGGARISGESVATKVIATLAGG; encoded by the coding sequence ATGCGGGATGTCGATGTCGTCGTCGTCGGAGCCGGATCGGCCGGTCTGGCCGCCGCCAAGACCCTCCGGAGCGCCGGATTGTCGTTCCGGGTCCTCGAGGCGATGGACCGCATCGGCGGCCGGGCCTGGACCAGCAGCGACCACTTCGGCCTCCCCTTCGACATCGGCTGCGCCTGGCTCCACGCTGCGGACCGCAACCCCTATTTCCCCGAGGCCCAGACGTCCGGCTGGACGATTCATCACCACGACATGAACATCGACCATCTCTACTACGGCAAGCGCAAGGCGAGCGAGGCCGAGGAGACCGCGATGAAGTTCGCCGACTCCGAACTTGCGCAACTCATGGAGGGCTGGGACGGCAAGGATGACCGCGTTTCCACCCTTCTGGCGCGCGGACACGCGGCGCGGGCGGCGGCGACATTTGCCGGTCCGATGGATTTCGGCGCCGACTATGACGAGATGTCCGTCGAGGATTTTCGCAACGCCGCCGACCTCGACCCGAACTATTTTACGCGCGAGGGCTTCGGGGCGCTCGTCGCGCAATACGGCGCCGACGTCCCGGTGGAGCTGTCGACACCGGTGCGCAAGATCCTGTGGGACGTGCCAGGCGTTGCCTGCGTGACCGACCGCGGGACCATCCGCGCACGCGCGGTGATCGTCACCGCCTCCCCCGCAGTGCTTGCCTTCGAGGAAATCGCCTTCTCCCCGGCTTTGCCGGATGACCATATCGAGTCGTTCTTCAACCTGCCGATGGGGATGCTGACCAAGCTGCCCATCGAGATCCGGGGCACGCGGCTCGGCCTCAATCCGTTCGACGACCTCCTGATCGAAAGGCCGGCCCAGCACGACATCTACTTTCTCTGCTTTCCCTTCGACACCGACCTGATGGTGGGCTTCGTCGGCGGCGACTTCGCCTGGGAGCTGTCGGCAGCCGGCGAGGCCGCCGGGATCGACTTCGTTGCCGACCGCCTGTGCGGCATCTTCGGCAGCGACCTGCGCAAGCATATCGGCCGCGCCATGATGACCAACTGGGGCGCCGAACGGTTCGTGCGGGGCGCATACGCCGCGGCGCGCCCCGGCAAGGCCAGCGCCCGGCAGATCCTGGCGATGCCGGTGGCGGATCGCATCTTCTTCGCGGGCGAGCATCTTGCAGGACCACTGGTGCAGACCTGTGGCGGGGCGCGGATCTCCGGCGAATCCGTCGCCACGAAGGTTATCGCCACACTCGCCGGAGGCTGA
- a CDS encoding argininosuccinate synthase, with protein MSNWKDVKKVVLAYSGGLDTSIILKWLQTELGAEVVTFTADLGQGGELEPARKKAEMMGIKDIRILDLREEFISDFVFPMFRANAVYEGTYLLGTSIARPLISKHLVEIAEETGADAIAHGATGKGNDQVRFELCAYALNPDIKVIAPWRDWTFKSRTDLLNFARDHQIPVPKDKQGEAPFSVDANLLHSSSEGKVLEDPWVEPPEFVHQRTVSPMDAPDVVTEIEIEFKKGDPVALNGKKMSPATLFAALNDLGRDNGIGRLDLVENRFVGMKSRGVYETPGGTILLAAHRAIESITLDRGAGHLKDELMPRYAELIYNGFWYSPEREMLQALIDKSQEDVEGTVRLKLYKGNVIVTGRKSKKTLYSDALVTFEDDRGAYDQKDAEGFIRLNGLRLRTLAARKRNG; from the coding sequence ATGTCCAATTGGAAAGACGTCAAGAAGGTCGTGCTCGCCTATTCGGGCGGCCTCGACACTTCGATCATCCTGAAATGGCTGCAGACCGAACTCGGGGCCGAAGTCGTCACCTTCACCGCCGATCTCGGCCAGGGCGGCGAGCTCGAGCCGGCCCGCAAGAAGGCCGAGATGATGGGGATCAAGGACATCCGCATCCTCGACCTGCGCGAGGAATTCATCAGCGACTTCGTCTTCCCGATGTTCCGCGCCAATGCGGTCTATGAGGGAACCTACCTGCTCGGCACCTCGATCGCGCGTCCGCTGATCTCCAAGCATCTCGTCGAGATCGCCGAGGAGACGGGCGCCGACGCCATCGCCCACGGCGCCACCGGCAAGGGCAACGACCAGGTTCGCTTCGAGCTTTGCGCCTATGCGCTGAACCCCGACATCAAGGTGATCGCGCCGTGGCGCGACTGGACCTTCAAGTCGCGCACCGACTTGCTGAACTTTGCCCGCGACCACCAGATCCCGGTGCCGAAGGACAAGCAGGGCGAGGCGCCGTTCTCGGTCGATGCCAACCTCTTGCACTCGTCTTCCGAGGGCAAGGTGCTGGAGGATCCGTGGGTCGAGCCGCCGGAGTTCGTGCACCAGCGCACCGTCTCGCCGATGGACGCGCCCGACGTCGTCACCGAGATCGAGATCGAGTTCAAGAAGGGCGACCCGGTCGCGCTGAACGGCAAGAAGATGTCGCCCGCGACGCTGTTCGCTGCGCTCAACGACCTCGGCCGCGACAACGGCATCGGCCGCCTCGACCTCGTCGAGAACCGCTTCGTCGGCATGAAGAGCCGCGGCGTCTACGAGACCCCCGGCGGCACCATCCTGCTCGCCGCGCACCGCGCCATCGAGTCCATCACGCTCGACCGCGGCGCAGGGCATCTCAAGGACGAGCTGATGCCGCGCTATGCGGAGCTGATCTACAACGGCTTCTGGTACTCGCCGGAGCGCGAGATGCTGCAAGCGCTGATCGACAAGAGCCAGGAGGACGTGGAGGGCACGGTCCGCCTGAAGCTCTACAAGGGCAATGTCATCGTCACCGGCCGCAAGTCGAAGAAGACGCTCTACTCGGATGCGCTGGTGACCTTCGAGGACGACCGCGGCGCCTACGACCAGAAGGACGCGGAAGGCTTCATCCGCCTCAACGGGCTGAGACTGCGGACGCTGGCCGCGCGCAAGCGCAACGGCTGA
- a CDS encoding lytic murein transglycosylase: MARTAKGLAFAAAFAVFAFGSGAAQAATCGNNSGGFEAWKQEFMGEARGNGIGKKALSALANTNYSSKTISADRNQKSFKLSLNQFMAKRGANTIISKGKSLKRQNAALFDSLERRYGVPAGPLIAIWGMETGFGSFMGNSNTLSAVATLAYDCRRSEYFTEQLYAALQLVQNGTLSAQSVGAMHGEVGQTQFLPVNVLRYGADGDGNGRVDLRNKADALASTANFLRGHGWQPGGGYQPGQTNYGAIQGWNAASVYQQAIAIIGAEIDG; encoded by the coding sequence ATGGCACGCACGGCCAAGGGACTGGCATTCGCCGCGGCCTTCGCGGTTTTCGCATTCGGATCGGGCGCCGCGCAGGCCGCGACCTGCGGCAACAATTCCGGCGGGTTCGAGGCATGGAAGCAGGAGTTCATGGGCGAGGCGCGGGGGAACGGGATCGGCAAGAAGGCGCTGTCGGCGCTCGCCAACACCAACTACTCCTCCAAGACCATTTCGGCGGACCGCAACCAGAAGAGCTTCAAGCTCAGCCTCAACCAGTTCATGGCGAAGCGCGGCGCAAACACCATCATCTCCAAGGGCAAGTCGCTCAAGCGGCAGAACGCGGCGCTGTTCGACAGCCTGGAGCGCCGCTACGGCGTGCCGGCCGGCCCGCTGATCGCCATCTGGGGCATGGAGACCGGCTTCGGCAGCTTCATGGGCAACTCCAACACCCTGTCGGCTGTCGCGACGCTGGCCTATGATTGCCGCCGCAGCGAATACTTCACCGAGCAGCTCTATGCGGCGCTCCAGCTCGTGCAGAACGGGACGCTCAGCGCGCAGTCCGTCGGAGCCATGCATGGCGAGGTCGGCCAGACCCAGTTCCTGCCGGTGAACGTGCTGCGCTACGGCGCCGACGGCGACGGCAACGGCCGCGTCGACCTGCGCAACAAGGCGGACGCGCTGGCCTCCACCGCAAACTTCCTGCGCGGCCACGGCTGGCAGCCGGGCGGCGGCTACCAGCCGGGCCAGACCAACTACGGCGCCATCCAGGGCTGGAACGCCGCCAGCGTCTACCAGCAGGCGATCGCCATCATCGGCGCCGAGATCGACGGCTGA
- a CDS encoding DUF2270 domain-containing protein produces the protein MTSAMLAEPAREGVPLPQTSGERITVLAHFHRAEVGRMAGWRDRIDRTSNWAITVVAAMLSVSLSTPNAHHGVLLFAMLLVFLLLRIEARRYRFFDVYRSRVRQFERYYFAQIFAPAADFSANWQQILGQGLREPRFRISSADAFSRRLRRNYIWMFLILLLAWVLKITTPALQGGGNSLELVHSAQEAVANASLGPIPGTLILLGVLLVYAFLIYAWFRPMDDSDESAYGEVHV, from the coding sequence ATGACCAGCGCGATGCTCGCCGAACCCGCCAGGGAGGGTGTGCCGCTGCCCCAGACTTCAGGTGAGCGGATCACCGTACTCGCCCACTTCCACCGCGCCGAGGTCGGGCGGATGGCCGGCTGGCGCGACCGCATCGACCGCACCAGCAACTGGGCGATCACCGTTGTCGCCGCCATGCTTTCCGTCTCGCTGTCGACCCCCAATGCACATCATGGCGTGCTCTTGTTCGCCATGCTTCTGGTGTTCCTGCTCCTTCGCATCGAGGCGCGGCGCTATCGCTTCTTCGACGTCTACCGGTCGCGGGTGCGGCAGTTCGAGCGCTACTACTTCGCCCAGATCTTTGCGCCTGCCGCGGATTTTTCCGCCAACTGGCAGCAGATCCTCGGGCAGGGGCTGCGCGAGCCGCGCTTCCGCATCTCCTCGGCTGACGCTTTCTCCCGGCGTCTTCGCCGCAATTACATCTGGATGTTCCTGATCCTGCTGCTTGCCTGGGTGCTGAAAATCACCACGCCCGCCCTGCAGGGTGGCGGCAACAGCCTCGAATTGGTGCATTCCGCGCAGGAAGCCGTCGCTAACGCCAGCCTTGGGCCTATTCCCGGAACTCTGATCCTGCTCGGGGTACTGCTCGTCTACGCCTTCCTAATCTACGCCTGGTTCCGGCCGATGGACGATTCCGACGAGAGCGCCTACGGCGAGGTACATGTGTGA
- a CDS encoding DUF1236 domain-containing protein gives MSLNKSSRMIAFAAGALLVTVGVAAADTSVTATTDLNVRAGPGTQYPVIGVIGAGQNAMLTGCVKNSRWCAVDEGGKPGFVYSSYLTADIGGAQVVITERPAEAGVVYIDPPAEGSIKVMEGATGSIRGELIGPVGHVDMIDPPDTVRTYVTSNRVEPVYLEGEVVVGAGLPDTVELVDIPEYDYRYVYVNGQPALVEPSTRRIVYVYR, from the coding sequence ATGAGCTTGAACAAGAGCAGCCGAATGATTGCCTTTGCGGCCGGCGCGCTGCTGGTCACCGTAGGCGTCGCGGCCGCGGACACTTCCGTGACAGCCACCACGGACCTGAACGTGCGCGCCGGGCCGGGAACGCAGTATCCGGTGATCGGCGTGATCGGCGCCGGCCAGAACGCCATGCTGACGGGCTGCGTCAAGAACAGCAGATGGTGCGCTGTCGACGAAGGCGGCAAGCCGGGTTTCGTCTATTCCAGCTACCTGACGGCCGACATTGGCGGTGCGCAGGTCGTCATCACCGAGCGGCCGGCCGAGGCTGGCGTCGTCTACATCGATCCGCCCGCAGAGGGTTCGATCAAGGTGATGGAGGGCGCAACCGGCTCGATCAGGGGCGAACTGATCGGCCCTGTCGGTCATGTCGATATGATCGACCCGCCGGACACCGTCCGGACCTACGTCACCTCGAACAGGGTTGAGCCAGTCTATCTTGAAGGTGAGGTCGTGGTTGGCGCCGGCCTGCCCGACACCGTCGAGCTGGTCGACATTCCCGAATACGATTACCGCTATGTCTACGTGAACGGCCAGCCTGCGCTGGTGGAGCCGAGCACGCGCCGGATCGTCTACGTCTACCGATAG